The following proteins are encoded in a genomic region of Leifsonia psychrotolerans:
- a CDS encoding sulfatase-like hydrolase/transferase, with product MKAIVVMFDTLNRRFLPPYGSNWVQAPNFDRLARTSATFDNCYGGSMPCMPARREMHTGRYNFLHRGWGQLEPFDDSAPEMLKQSGVYTHLVTDHQHYWLDGGATYHPRFNSFEFFRGQEGDEWKGHVADPVVPDALPAATNLDLRRQDWINREYLSDEADHPQTQTFDAGLHFIRTNHAEDRWFVQIETFDPHEPFFSYQEFKALYPEDQYDGPVFDWPDYKKTTETAEQVDHLRYEYAALLSMCDRSLGRVLDAMDEHQLWDDTMLIVCTDHGLLLGEHEWLGKNAPPFYDETIHTPLFIWDPRSRVADERRAALVQTIDLGPTLLDFFGVEPTSDMHGVPLRYTVADDTPVREAALFGIHGGHVNVTDGRYVYMRACAAAGNEPLVEYTLMPTNMRGRFTPETMREATLVEPFDFTKGMPVLRLPSFAYTDPIAFGTLLFDLQTDPDQEHPLDDAEIELRMIGLLVDLMRENDAPAEQYERLGLPQSGAVGAEHLLITAQWAQVQSSREKPLSADEFPHGRVDVHTPLRALLADEAALQVLRTHLGPLADSPLPEEALGMSLFEITAVAYGIITPDALRRISADLADV from the coding sequence GTGAAAGCCATCGTTGTCATGTTCGATACGTTGAATCGGCGCTTTTTGCCGCCCTACGGATCGAACTGGGTGCAGGCACCCAACTTCGATCGACTGGCCCGCACGAGTGCCACCTTCGACAACTGCTACGGCGGGAGCATGCCCTGCATGCCGGCCCGTCGCGAGATGCACACCGGGCGGTACAACTTTCTGCACCGAGGCTGGGGCCAGCTCGAACCGTTCGACGACTCGGCACCCGAGATGCTCAAACAGAGTGGCGTCTATACCCATTTGGTGACCGACCATCAGCACTATTGGCTGGATGGCGGCGCCACCTATCACCCGCGATTCAATAGTTTCGAGTTCTTCCGCGGGCAGGAGGGCGATGAATGGAAGGGCCACGTCGCCGACCCTGTCGTCCCCGACGCACTGCCCGCGGCGACCAACCTCGATCTGCGCCGTCAGGATTGGATCAATCGGGAGTATCTCAGTGATGAGGCCGATCATCCGCAGACCCAGACCTTCGATGCAGGGTTGCACTTCATCCGCACCAACCATGCCGAAGACAGGTGGTTCGTGCAGATCGAAACGTTCGACCCGCATGAGCCCTTCTTCAGCTACCAGGAGTTCAAGGCGCTCTATCCGGAGGACCAGTACGACGGGCCGGTATTCGACTGGCCAGACTACAAAAAGACGACCGAGACAGCTGAGCAGGTGGACCATCTTCGGTATGAGTACGCCGCGCTGCTCTCGATGTGCGACCGGTCTCTCGGTCGGGTGCTCGACGCCATGGACGAGCATCAGCTCTGGGACGACACCATGCTGATCGTGTGCACGGATCACGGCCTTCTCCTCGGCGAACACGAATGGCTCGGCAAAAATGCGCCCCCGTTCTACGACGAGACGATCCACACCCCGCTGTTCATCTGGGACCCGCGCAGCCGGGTCGCCGACGAGCGTCGAGCCGCCCTCGTGCAGACCATCGACCTGGGGCCGACGCTACTGGACTTCTTCGGCGTCGAGCCCACATCGGACATGCACGGCGTGCCCCTGCGGTACACGGTCGCCGATGACACCCCGGTGCGCGAAGCCGCCCTGTTCGGAATTCATGGCGGGCACGTCAATGTGACGGATGGGCGCTACGTCTACATGCGCGCCTGTGCGGCCGCCGGCAATGAGCCGCTGGTCGAGTACACACTGATGCCCACAAACATGCGCGGTCGGTTCACCCCGGAGACGATGCGTGAGGCCACCTTGGTGGAGCCGTTCGACTTCACCAAGGGAATGCCCGTGCTGAGGCTGCCGAGTTTCGCCTACACCGACCCGATTGCGTTCGGCACGCTCCTGTTCGATCTTCAGACCGACCCCGATCAGGAGCATCCACTCGACGATGCCGAGATCGAACTGCGCATGATTGGCCTGCTTGTCGACCTCATGAGAGAAAACGATGCTCCGGCTGAGCAGTACGAGCGACTCGGACTCCCCCAATCGGGTGCTGTCGGGGCCGAACATTTGCTCATCACGGCGCAGTGGGCGCAGGTGCAGTCGTCCCGAGAAAAGCCGCTGTCGGCCGACGAGTTTCCCCATGGGCGGGTTGACGTACACACACCGCTGCGCGCGCTTCTGGCCGATGAAGCGGCCCTCCAGGTGTTACGCACTCATCTCGGCCCGCTGGCCGACAGCCCGCTGCCCGAGGAGGCTTTGGGCATGTCGTTGTTCGAGATCACAGCGGTCGCCTACGGCATCATCACACCCGACGCGCTTCGCCGCATATCCGCTGACCTCGCCGACGTCTGA
- a CDS encoding MFS transporter encodes MATPDQTQKSAVPITTDFGAPAASGAPPAGSAIPLVSRAWLWNFALIWFGFWLLVMLPGQFMVAKISAHVAPADKVAVASFLIAEMAVVILVTVPIIGVLCDRTRSRFGRRRIWAVGGFLTAAIPFALVGVQASWPAIAALIAVVAVGQSAILVSLSAMIADQVPRAQRGRASAAMGVPQVFALAIGMVLVTMLVTSIPGSWALIAGLALLSAVPFLLFFAEPHDASPAPQAFVKGIRHAMTWPNARSHPGYYWAMTSRVLINAGNLVGTTYLLFFLADIVKVDDPDTSLLVLILIYLVACGVTSYLCGILSDRWGRRRIFVALAALLQAAAALLLAMAPSWEASMVAAVLLGLGFGAFLSVDQALITDLLPDPATHARDLGIINSAQHIPIAPLVGWLVLSLAGYRSLYAVAAVIIVLGGLAVYRIKSVR; translated from the coding sequence ATGGCCACGCCAGATCAGACACAGAAGTCTGCAGTCCCGATCACGACCGATTTCGGCGCGCCCGCAGCGAGCGGCGCTCCCCCGGCCGGCTCAGCCATCCCTCTGGTCAGCCGTGCCTGGCTCTGGAACTTCGCCCTGATCTGGTTTGGATTCTGGCTGCTTGTCATGTTGCCCGGCCAGTTCATGGTGGCCAAGATCAGCGCCCACGTCGCACCCGCCGACAAGGTGGCGGTGGCCTCGTTTCTCATCGCGGAGATGGCCGTCGTCATCCTCGTGACCGTGCCGATCATCGGCGTGCTCTGTGACCGCACGCGCAGCAGGTTCGGCCGTCGGCGCATCTGGGCGGTCGGCGGCTTTCTCACCGCTGCGATTCCGTTCGCGCTCGTGGGAGTGCAGGCAAGCTGGCCGGCCATCGCAGCTCTCATCGCCGTCGTGGCCGTGGGCCAGTCTGCGATTCTGGTATCGCTCTCCGCAATGATCGCCGACCAGGTGCCGCGCGCCCAACGTGGTCGTGCGTCGGCAGCGATGGGAGTCCCCCAGGTCTTCGCACTTGCCATCGGCATGGTTCTCGTGACGATGCTGGTCACGTCGATCCCCGGCAGCTGGGCCCTGATCGCCGGACTCGCACTCCTGTCGGCCGTCCCCTTTCTGCTCTTCTTCGCGGAGCCCCACGATGCAAGTCCCGCGCCTCAGGCGTTCGTGAAAGGCATTCGTCACGCGATGACCTGGCCGAACGCCCGCTCTCACCCCGGCTACTACTGGGCAATGACCTCTCGCGTCCTCATCAATGCCGGAAACCTGGTCGGGACCACCTATCTGCTCTTCTTTCTCGCCGATATTGTCAAGGTGGACGACCCCGACACCTCCCTGCTGGTGCTGATCCTGATTTACCTGGTGGCCTGCGGAGTGACGTCCTACCTGTGCGGCATCCTGTCGGATCGATGGGGGCGTCGCCGCATTTTCGTGGCGCTGGCCGCCCTCTTGCAGGCGGCAGCGGCGCTTCTGCTGGCCATGGCGCCGAGCTGGGAAGCGTCAATGGTTGCAGCGGTGCTGCTCGGCCTCGGTTTCGGGGCCTTCCTCTCGGTCGACCAGGCTCTGATCACCGATCTTCTGCCCGACCCGGCCACCCACGCCCGCGACCTCGGTATCATCAACTCGGCTCAGCACATCCCGATCGCTCCGTTGGTCGGCTGGCTCGTGCTCAGCCTCGCCGGGTATCGCTCTCTGTACGCCGTGGCCGCCGTCATTATTGTGCTCGGGGGCCTCGCGGTCTACCGAATCAAGTCCGTTCGATAA
- a CDS encoding glycosyltransferase produces the protein MPDRSDRPLRVLIATDTFAPDLNGAARFARNLAVRLARRGNSVHVVAPSTTLVSSSQPELFDGQLITVHRLRSVRWLLHDWIRFPPPWEIRKAVGSLLDEIEPDVVHIQSFINIGRSVSLETTARNIPLVATNHVMPDNIVEYSGLPRQLHPPLTRWGWSLASSVLTEADIVTSPTPIAAGYLEENTTVNRVIPLSCGIDLGRFRPHFNRPATNRVLYVGRLDTEKNLDILVRACAMLPAALQVQLDIVGGGTELRRLQKLADHLGVTSRVTFHGRVTDAAIDELYAQASVFVMPSTAELQSIATLEAMASGVPVVLADAMALPHLVDEGRNGVLVPPQCSESLAQALESILLLPDEDYSTMRRCSYEHSLAHDSTAVTLRFEELYRDAQAMRT, from the coding sequence GTGCCTGATAGGTCAGACCGTCCGCTGCGCGTTCTCATCGCGACAGATACTTTCGCCCCCGATCTCAATGGAGCCGCACGGTTCGCCCGCAACCTCGCGGTGCGCCTTGCTCGCAGGGGGAACTCAGTGCACGTCGTCGCCCCGTCGACGACCCTGGTCAGCAGTTCGCAACCTGAACTCTTCGACGGTCAATTGATCACCGTGCACCGTCTACGCAGCGTGCGTTGGTTACTCCACGACTGGATTCGCTTTCCGCCGCCCTGGGAGATCCGCAAGGCCGTCGGTTCCCTTCTCGACGAGATCGAGCCCGATGTCGTGCACATTCAGTCGTTCATCAATATTGGCCGATCGGTCAGTCTCGAAACGACGGCCCGCAATATTCCTCTCGTGGCCACAAACCACGTAATGCCCGACAACATCGTCGAATACAGCGGACTCCCCCGGCAGTTGCATCCGCCGCTCACCCGCTGGGGCTGGTCTCTCGCCTCGTCGGTGCTGACCGAAGCCGACATCGTCACGAGCCCCACGCCCATCGCCGCCGGCTACCTCGAAGAGAACACCACAGTGAACAGGGTGATTCCGCTGTCCTGCGGCATCGATCTCGGTCGCTTCAGACCGCACTTCAACCGCCCGGCCACGAACCGCGTTCTCTATGTCGGACGCCTCGATACCGAGAAGAATCTCGACATCCTCGTGCGTGCGTGCGCGATGCTTCCAGCCGCCTTGCAGGTGCAGCTTGACATCGTGGGTGGCGGCACCGAGCTGCGGCGACTGCAGAAACTCGCGGACCATCTGGGCGTCACCTCCCGGGTGACGTTTCATGGCCGCGTGACCGACGCGGCGATCGACGAGCTCTATGCGCAGGCATCCGTCTTCGTGATGCCCTCGACGGCCGAGTTGCAGAGCATCGCGACGCTTGAGGCGATGGCCAGCGGCGTGCCGGTCGTACTCGCGGATGCCATGGCCCTGCCGCACCTCGTCGATGAGGGGCGGAACGGCGTGCTTGTGCCGCCGCAGTGCTCGGAGTCGCTTGCGCAGGCGCTCGAGAGCATTCTTCTACTTCCGGACGAGGACTATTCGACCATGCGTCGGTGCTCCTACGAGCACTCGCTCGCGCACGACAGCACGGCCGTGACGTTGCGGTTTGAGGAGCTCTATCGCGACGCTCAGGCAATGCGCACGTAG